The genomic interval GGAATGTACCTTATAAATATAGGTCACGAAAAAGCACAAATTGTAATGGGCTTAGGTGTCTTTTACTTTTCTTTTCTATTTATGCCTTTCTTTATTTACTACAGATACAGAGATGGAAAATACAAGAAGTATATTTTAAATGATGAAAAATTAAAGGCCGCTTTTAAAGGTTTTGGAAAGGATTAATTAGTTCTCCTTTTAATAATTTTACCGTATACCAAAATGAATGCGTTAAAAAAACAAGAACGCATCAGTTTTCACACGAGCGAGACGTTTGCGTTAGCGAAAACGGAACAAAACATAAACGCTAGTGCGAGCGTCTCGCTCGTTCCACAACAAGTGAATTTCAAAAAAATAGTATCAGAGTTTACAAGGCCAAAGGACTATATCTATCAAATTTCTATTAATCTTCCTTTTTAAAATACAAATACACAGGAAAATGGTCTGAAAAACCTCCTTGATACCAAGGACCAATATACGTTCTAAACGGACTTCCTTTTAATTTTCCTTTAAATATTTTAAGCCATTTCTTATTAAAAACTTCCGCATGCTTAAAATAGATTTGACCTTCTTTTTTATCTAAAAAGTTCTTGGTAATAATTATCTGATCAAATAAATTCCATTTACCTTCATAGGTTAAAGAACCAATAGCATTTCTATCCAATATCTTTTCCATCGGATTGTAAAAATCATCCGTCACTAAATATTCTTTAATAGATTTACTGGTTGGATCATCGTTAAAATCACCCATAATCAAAATTTTTGCATTATAATTTTTAGCTTGTATTCCTGCTATAATTACTCTTGCTAATTTTGCTGCATCAATTCTTTTTGGTTCAGACTCTTCTATTCCCTCTCTTCTAGAGGGCCAATGATTTACCAAAACATGGACTAATTCTCCTTTTAAATTCCCAGAAACCACTAAAATATCTCTTGTATAATCTCTCTTTCCTTCATCTCCTTCTAAATACAACGGAAAATGTTCTGAGTCTATCAATTCGAATACTTCTTTATTGTATAAAAGTGCTACATCAATCCCTCTATCATCCGGAGAATCATAATGTACAAAACCATAATGATGCTTTTTTAAATCTTTAGAATTCACCAAATCTCTTACAACTTTTGCATTTTCTACCTCTACCAAACCAACAAGTGCAGGTACATCATAAGATCTTTCTTTACCTAATTGAGAAATTACAGAACCTAGTTTTT from Polaribacter sejongensis carries:
- a CDS encoding endonuclease, yielding MQSFFLSSKRSKDIFTVGFYNVENLFDTVDDPKTFDDDFTANGKNHWNNKRYRDKIKKLGSVISQLGKERSYDVPALVGLVEVENAKVVRDLVNSKDLKKHHYGFVHYDSPDDRGIDVALLYNKEVFELIDSEHFPLYLEGDEGKRDYTRDILVVSGNLKGELVHVLVNHWPSRREGIEESEPKRIDAAKLARVIIAGIQAKNYNAKILIMGDFNDDPTSKSIKEYLVTDDFYNPMEKILDRNAIGSLTYEGKWNLFDQIIITKNFLDKKEGQIYFKHAEVFNKKWLKIFKGKLKGSPFRTYIGPWYQGGFSDHFPVYLYFKKED